One segment of Sesamum indicum cultivar Zhongzhi No. 13 linkage group LG4, S_indicum_v1.0, whole genome shotgun sequence DNA contains the following:
- the LOC105160799 gene encoding uncharacterized protein LOC105160799 translates to MSSVAPLYSRIIRIFSSRYSTRSIRRDLRRPPGFLKSDCRRIVAVQPLLWPFFVTSNSRHSSSGRAVLAFGFSTMSSGGDGERQVAEFRLTPSSVLKIQKGDITRWSVDGSSDAIVNPANERMLGGGGADGAIHRAAGPELRAACYEVPEVKPGVRCPTGEARITLGFRLPASHVIHTVGPIYDTDKNPEASLTNAYRNSLRVAKEHNIQYIAFPAISCGVYGYPYEEAATVAISTIKESGGDLKEVHFVLFSDDIYDVWLKKANELLQK, encoded by the exons ATGAGTTCTGTTGCTCCACTGTACTCCAGAATCATACGCATTTTCTCCTCTCGATATTCCACCAGATCCATCCGCCGCGATTTGCGTCGGCCTCCCGGATTCTTGAAGAGCGACTGTCGTCGGATTGTTGCCGTTCAACCGCTGCTCTGGCCCTTTTTCGTCACTTCGAACTCACGGCACAGCAGTAGCGGCCGGGCGGTGCTAGCCTTTGGATTTTCCACGATGTCGAGCGGCGGAGATGGGGAACGTCAGGTGGCGGAGTTTCGCCTGACGCCGTCGAGTGTTCTCAAGATTCAGAAAGGCGACATCACTCGGTGGTCCGTCGACGGTTCCTCCGATGCTATT GTCAATCCAGCGAATGAACGTATGCTTGGAGGCGGTGGTGCTGATGGAG CCATACATCGAGCTGCTGGTCCAGAATTACGGGCAGCATGCTATGAGGTCCCAGAAGTGAAGCCTGGAGTTCGCTGCCCTACAGGAGAAGCAAGGATTACCCT AGGCTTTCGGTTGCCAGCTTCTCATGTTATTCACACAGTTGGACCAATTTATGATACAGATAAGAATCCTGAAGCCTCTTTGACGAATGCATACAG AAACAGTTTACGCGTGGCAAAAGAACACAACATTCAATATATTGCATTTCCTGCTATATCATGTGGCGTCTACGG ATATCCATATGAGGAAGCTGCCACTGTGGCTATCTCTACAATCAAGGAGTCTGGTGGGGACTTGAAGGAA GTGCACTTTGTTCTGTTCTCAGATGATATTTACGATGTTTGGTTGAAAAAGGCCAATGAATTGCTACAGAAGTGA